A genomic window from Glycine soja cultivar W05 chromosome 10, ASM419377v2, whole genome shotgun sequence includes:
- the LOC114372281 gene encoding plastidial pyruvate kinase 2-like translates to MSHVVVTRSIHTSLTRPTSGSAHHRAQTLLKPPTFASKVFPQQRNNPSKVCSRSCLVNARKSAPTEVVPVSPEDDSKIEEELQHSRGMRQLGDTSVGMWSKPTFRRKTKVVCTIGPSTNTREMIWKLAEAGMNVARLNMSHGDHASHQKIIDLVKEYNAQSKDNVIAIMLDTKGPEVRSGDLPQPINLTTGQEFTFTIRRGVGTADCVSVNYDDFVNDVDVGDMLLVDGGMMSLVVKSKTEDSVKCEVVDGGELKSRRHLNVRGKSATLPSITEKDWDDIKFGVDNKVDFYAVSFVKDAQVVHELKNYLKSCDADIHVIVKIESADSIPNLHSIITASDGAMVARGDLGAELPIEEVPLLQEEIISICRSMGKAVIVATNMLESMIVHPTPTRAEVSDIAIAVREGSDAIMLSGETAHGKFPLKAVKVMHTVALRTEATIPGGQMPPNIGQVFKNHMSEMFAYHATMMSNTLGTSTVVFTRSGFMAILLSHYRPSGTIFAFTDQKRIQQRLALYQGVCPIYMEFSEDAEETFTRALDLLQKQGMVKSGEEVALVQSGRQPIWRFQSTHNIQVRTVKTK, encoded by the exons atgTCTCATGTAGTGGTCACTCGATCCATTCACACCTCCCTCACGCGCCCCACCTCAGGATCTGCACACCACAGAGCCCAAACGTTGTTGAAGCCTCCAACTTTTGCTTCCAAAGTGTTCCCACAACAAAGGAACAACCCCTCCAAAGTTTGCTCCCGAAGTTGCCTCGTCAATGCGAGGAAATCTGCACCCACTGAAGTTGTTCCCGTCTCACCCGAGGATGATTCAAAG ATTGAGGAAGAGTTGCAGCACTCGCGTGGTATGCGGCAACTTGGTGACACTTCTGTTGGAATGTGGTCAAAACCCACTTTTAGGAGGAAGACAAAGGTTGTTTGCACCATTGGTCCTTCTACCAACACCAGGGAAATGATTTGGAAGCTGGCTGAGGCTGGGATGAATGTTGCCCGATTGAATATGTCTCATGGAGACCATGCTTCTCATCAGAAAATTATTGATTTGGTTAAAGAATATAATGCTCAATCCAAGGACAATGTAATTGCAATTATGCTTGATACCAAG gGTCCTGAGGTTAGGAGTGGGGATTTGCCACaaccaatcaatttaacaacTGGGCAGGAATTCACATTTACCATCCGGAGGGGTGTTGGAACTGCAGATTGTGTTAGTGTGAACTATGACGATTTCGTCAATGATGTGGATGTGGGGGACATGCTTCTTGTTGATG GTGGTATGATGTCTTTGGTGGTTAAGTCTAAGACAGAGGATTCTGTGAAATGTGAAGTTGTTGATGGAGGAGAGCTCAAGTCAAGGAGACATTTGAATGTTAGAGGAAAAAGTGCAACACTTCCTTCCATCACTG AGAAGGATTGGGATGACATCAAATTTGGAGTGGATAACAAAGTTGACTTCTATGCTGTTTCTTTTGTTAAAGATGCACAAGTAGTTCATGAACTGAAGAATTATTTGAAAA GCTGTGATGCTGATATACATGTCATTGTAAAAATTGAAAGTGCAGACTCTATACCAAACTTGCATTCAATTATTACAGCGTCTGATGGG GCCATGGTTGCAAGAGGAGATCTTGGTGCAGAGCTCCCTATTGAAGAGGTTCCACTTTTGCAG GAAGAGATAATAAGCATATGCCGTAGCATGGGAAAGGCTGTTATTGTGGCAACAAATATGCTGGAAAGCATGATTGTTCACCCAACACCAACCAGAGCCGAGGTATCCGATATTGCAATTGCTGTTCGAGAAGGTTCTGATGCAATAATGCTTTCTGGGGAAACTGCTCACGGAAA GTTCCCGCTAAAAGCCGTGAAAGTAATGCATACCGTAGCATTACGGACAGAAGCCACCATACCCGGTGGTCAGATGCCACCAAATATTGGTCAAGTATTCAAG AACCACATGAGTGAGATGTTTGCTTACCATGCAACCATGATGTCTAATACCCTCGGAACCTCAACTGTTGTCTTCACTAGATCAGGCTTCATGGCTATCCTTTTGAGCCACTATCGACCTTCAGGCACCATATTTGCTTTTACAGATCA AAAGAGGATACAACAGAGGTTGGCTTTGTATCAAGGAGTCTGTCCTATTTACATGGAATTCTCTGAAGATGCTGAAGAGACTTTCACAAGGGCCTTGGATTTGCTGCAG AAGCAAGGAATGGTGAAATCAGGAGAAGAAGTAGCACTAGTACAAAGTGGCAGGCAACCCATATGGAGGTTCCAATCCACTCACAATATCCAGGTCCGAAcagtgaaaacaaaataa
- the LOC114371160 gene encoding uncharacterized protein LOC114371160 isoform X2 translates to MDTEGLSVICAGIGTIEADDEGNQIGYIKGQYCLDNLKDLLRFLRRDDPQTRDVFKQVCKWNIVSKYLIPTIELYHEDRNLLLNAVKVLVFLTMPIEPSSTDISQQLEYLWGLKSALTNSDVAAVIVSFLERPLENLERNAFSEDDWKLVQLVLTLFRNILAVQEIPMHQKSGGLATQLLSLRDRFLELLFRENVMDIILVISQYVGSSNVYLRQDNLLLLEIFHYILMGQDPELIVWAHLKESKADEQPQTSLYSLQFILEEEKKRRNICKLNNLSRHSQFSPTFARLTMDGCKAVIKGNPNSSHNVLLKAQNVARGPTKRTVWDHPRLPSTEDKILELLHGFVNQFLSGGYNVLMQSIREDIEKEHPSIQKSDVAVFFQVAEFVTSFQFYKYSASKTKEEGDTFETLSDKDAVTSDFSGQICGPIAASLNETMFQLIISKWRHAYDGLKETNDYQFLSAAGSLLKNMIRMLDLILKLLPENSKEPQTARILLYKLFYDQTEEGMTQFLLNLIKTFDIHKQPKSNLSDLVEIIHKVVRLMDNLQSRGALRVSRKSRKVKKNKIPEGTESGDKLSGDHSCIQNETGISTANQSAENQPLLEVLPNANSTGEDVVPDDNEHENRVEEDENSQVGLEPMGATNSEHVNEDMLDGTNNFSEDEQLHAYNEVDFKVSTLVSAFANHNIIQKLCWLLKFYKSNSLATNYYIISMLRRISDDLELHPMLYQLSLLTTFYDILIEQKSCPCKDYAGIVDFLTCLVRKMLKKMKKQPLLFVELLFWKTRRECHYINAEYLLSELGHLKKESANWNNSQGDEEIGSSPTKVWTRRSIADALGEDEADVVITHDSRCQQDKLEDVIEGFASTSGSNSGKDVHNGEQLMEDESQLAPRRRKKLVLDGDLERQIKDLYEKFKDEPHCSRHIAEVLDPDGKISPAQISNMLKRLGLAVAPKRKMGDADAEGHLSTSPNQLDGDKRATNHKSVNLEGSLLVQHLQKKKRVQAFNEAQEALIKVLYEQFKDHRRCSYMIANALDEDGKITAAQVSRKLKQLGLSLPQKSSGGKMHPKDADLMDLSNDRINESDDETLVTLIKSLGRKWRMTNYQGDSYMDKSVRIDCQ, encoded by the exons ATGGACACTGAAGGCTTATCGGTAATCTGCGCTGGCATTGGAACCATCGAAGCCGACGATGAAGGCAACCAAATTGGTTACATCAAAGGCCAATACTGTCTCG ATAATCTGAAAGACTTGCTACGTTTTCTGAGGCGCGACGATCCCCAAACGCGCGATGTCTTCAAGCAAGTCTGCAAATGGAACATCGTTTCCAAGTACTTAATCCCTACCATCGAGCTCTATCACGAAGATCGCAACTTGCTACTCAATGcag tGAAGGTTCTGGTGTTCCTTACAATGCCGATCGAGCCTTCTTCCACGGATATATCTCAGCAGTTGGAGTATCTTTGGGGTTTGAAGTCTGCTTTGACTAACAGTGATGTTGCTGCAGTGATAGTGTCGTTTCTAGAGAGACCGCTCGAGAATTTGGAACG TAATGCGTTCAGTGAGGATGATTGGAAATTGGTACAGCTAGTGCTGACGTTATTTAGAAATATCCTAGCTGTCCAAGAGATTCCGATGCACCAGAAGTCAGGGGGACTTGCTACTCAGTTGTTATCGCTGAGAGACCGGTTTCTGGAACTTTTGTTTCGTGAAAATGTAATGGATATAATCCTGGTTATATCTCAATACGTTGGTAGTTCCAATGTTTATCTCCGTCAGGATAACTTGCTTCTACTGGAAATTTTTCATTACATTTTGATGGGTCAGGACCCGGAGTTAATTGTTTGGGCACATTTGAAGGAATCAAAG GCGGATGAACAACCCCAAACTTCTCTTTATAGTCTCCAGTTCATTTTGGAGgaggaaaagaagagaagaaatatTTGTAAGCTCAACAATCTGAGTCGACATTCACAATTTAGTCCAACATTTGCTCGGCTTACCATG GATGGTTGTAAGGCAGTAATTAAGGGAAACCCTAATTCTTCTCATAATGTGCTGCTTAAAGCACAAAATGTCGCTCGAGGTCCTACCAAAAGAACTGTGTGGGATCATCCAAGGTTACCTTCAACGGAGGATAAGATATTGGAGTTGCTTCACGGATTTGTGAATCAGTTTCTTTCTGGGGGATACAatg TTTTGATGCAATCCATTCGTGAAGATATTGAAAAAGAACATCCCTCAATTCAAAAAAGTGATGTTGCTGTTTTCTTTCAAGTGGCTGAATTTGTCACTTCATTTCAGTTTTACAAGTATTCAGCTTCTAAG ACCAAGGAGGAAGGGGACACATTTGAGACTTTGAGTGATAAAGATGCAGTCACCTCAGATTTCAGTGGTCAAATATGTGGGCCAATTGCAGCATCCTTGAATGAGACAATGTTTCAATTGATCATTTCAAAGTGGCGGCATGCCTATGATGGTCTAAAGGAAACAAATGACTATCAGTTTCTATCTGCAGCTGgttctcttttgaaaaacatg ATTCGCATGCTGGATTTGATACTTAAATTGTTGCCtgaaaactcaaaggaacctcaAACAGCTCGCATACTTCTGTACAAGTTATTTTATGATCAGACCGAGGAAGGGATGACTCAGTTCCTATTGAATTTGATTAAAACCTTTGACATCCACAAGCAACCCAAAAG TAATCTTTCAGATTTAGTGGAAATCATTCACAAGGTTGTAAGGCTGATGGATAATCTTCAGTCTCGAGGAGCATTGAGG GTGTCTAGAAAATCaaggaaagtgaaaaaaaataaaattccagaAGGAACAGAATCAGGGGACAAACTGTCTGGAGATCATTCTTGCATTCAAAATGAAACTGGCATCTCAACTGCCAATCAATCAGCTGAAAATCAGCCACTGCTGGAAGTACTACCAAATGCAAATTCCACTGGGGAAGATGTTGTCCCTGATGATAATGAACATGAAAATCGTGTTGAGGAAGATGAGAACTCCCAAGTTGGGTTAGAACCAATGGGAGCCACAAATTCTGAACATGTTAATGAGGATATGTTGGATGGTACTAATAATTTTTCGGAAGATGAGCAACTACATGCATATAATGAAGTTGATTTCAAGGTTTCAACGCTGGTCTCTGCCTTTGCAAATCACAATATCATTCAGAAATTATGTTGGTTGCTCAAGTTTTACAAGAGCAATTCCCTGGCTAcaaattattacataataaGCATGCTGCGGAGAATAAGTGATGACCTTGAACTCCATCCTATGCTTTACCAG TTATCACTGCTCACAACTTTTTATGACATCCTGATTGAACAAAAGTCATGCCCCTGCAAGGATTATGCAGGTATAGTTGATTTCCTGACTTGTTTGGTCAGAAAGatgctaaagaaaatgaaaaagcaaCCTCTCTTGTTTGTGGAACTCCTTTTCTGGAAGACTCGAAGGGAATGTCATTACATCAATGCTGAATATTTGTTGAGCGAGCTTGGTCATTTGAAGAAAGAAAGTGCCAATTGGAATAACTCTCAAGGAGATGAAGAAATTGGTTCATCCCCAACAAAGGTGTGGACACGTAGAAGCATAGCTGATGCACTTGGTGAGGATGAAGCTGATGTTGTGATTACTCATGACTCAAGATGTCAACA aGACAAGCTTGAGGATGTTATTGAAGGTTTTGCATCTACCTCTGGCAGTAACAGTGGCAAAGATGTTCATAA TGGGGAGCAATTGATGGAAGATGAATCTCAACTGGCTccaaggagaaggaagaaactTGTTCTTGATGGTGATTTGGAAAGACAAATCAAGGATCTCTATGAGAA ATTCAAAGATGAACCACATTGCAGTCGTCATATAGCTGAAGTGCTAGATCCAGATGGTAAAATTTCACCAGCTCAAATTTCCAATATGTTAAAAAGATTAGGACTAGCAGTTGCACCTAAGAGAAAGATGGGTGATGCTGATGCTGAAGGACATTTGTCTACTAGCCCTAATCAGTTAGATGGTGACAAAAGAGCTACCAATCATAAATCAGTGAATTTGGAGGGAAGCCTGTTGGTTCAGCACCT gcaaaaaaagaagagagtcCAGGCTTTCAATGAAGCTCAAGAAGCTCTGATCAAAGTTCTATATGAGCA ATTCAAGGATCACAGAAGATGCAGTTACATGATAGCCAATGCACTGGATGAGGATGGTAAAATCACTGCTGCTCAAGTCTCTCGAAAACTTAAGCAACTTGGTTTATCTCTTCCTCAGAAGAGTTCTGGAGGCAAAATGCACCCAAAGGATGCAGATCTCATGGATCTTTCAAATGATAGGATTAATGAATCTGATGATGAGACATTGGTAACATTGATAAAAAG tTTAGGAAGAAAATGGAGAATGACAAATTATCAAGGGGACAGTTACATGGACAAATCAGTGAGGATAGATTGTCAATag
- the LOC114371160 gene encoding uncharacterized protein LOC114371160 isoform X1, translated as MDTEGLSVICAGIGTIEADDEGNQIGYIKGQYCLDNLKDLLRFLRRDDPQTRDVFKQVCKWNIVSKYLIPTIELYHEDRNLLLNAVKVLVFLTMPIEPSSTDISQQLEYLWGLKSALTNSDVAAVIVSFLERPLENLERNAFSEDDWKLVQLVLTLFRNILAVQEIPMHQKSGGLATQLLSLRDRFLELLFRENVMDIILVISQYVGSSNVYLRQDNLLLLEIFHYILMGQDPELIVWAHLKESKADEQPQTSLYSLQFILEEEKKRRNICKLNNLSRHSQFSPTFARLTMDGCKAVIKGNPNSSHNVLLKAQNVARGPTKRTVWDHPRLPSTEDKILELLHGFVNQFLSGGYNVLMQSIREDIEKEHPSIQKSDVAVFFQVAEFVTSFQFYKYSASKTKEEGDTFETLSDKDAVTSDFSGQICGPIAASLNETMFQLIISKWRHAYDGLKETNDYQFLSAAGSLLKNMIRMLDLILKLLPENSKEPQTARILLYKLFYDQTEEGMTQFLLNLIKTFDIHKQPKSNLSDLVEIIHKVVRLMDNLQSRGALRVSRKSRKVKKNKIPEGTESGDKLSGDHSCIQNETGISTANQSAENQPLLEVLPNANSTGEDVVPDDNEHENRVEEDENSQVGLEPMGATNSEHVNEDMLDGTNNFSEDEQLHAYNEVDFKVSTLVSAFANHNIIQKLCWLLKFYKSNSLATNYYIISMLRRISDDLELHPMLYQLSLLTTFYDILIEQKSCPCKDYAGIVDFLTCLVRKMLKKMKKQPLLFVELLFWKTRRECHYINAEYLLSELGHLKKESANWNNSQGDEEIGSSPTKVWTRRSIADALGEDEADVVITHDSRCQQDKLEDVIEGFASTSGSNSGKDVHNGEQLMEDESQLAPRRRKKLVLDGDLERQIKDLYEKFKDEPHCSRHIAEVLDPDGKISPAQISNMLKRLGLAVAPKRKMGDADAEGHLSTSPNQLDGDKRATNHKSVNLEGSLLVQHLQKKKRVQAFNEAQEALIKVLYEQFKDHRRCSYMIANALDEDGKITAAQVSRKLKQLGLSLPQKSSGGKMHPKDADLMDLSNDRINESDDETLVTLIKRKKMENDKLSRGQLHGQISEDRLSIDDSDDEMLSSVLKEKINSKVSTEQLLEPINVDALSRDDSDDEMPSSALKRTRRSSLNSKQVELENIQIQERIMGDDSFNEGKTDALERDNRVDSMNSSQIEHQQMDDLADSEDEVAVSGFPDNARSRRQLRMVIDPEDDD; from the exons ATGGACACTGAAGGCTTATCGGTAATCTGCGCTGGCATTGGAACCATCGAAGCCGACGATGAAGGCAACCAAATTGGTTACATCAAAGGCCAATACTGTCTCG ATAATCTGAAAGACTTGCTACGTTTTCTGAGGCGCGACGATCCCCAAACGCGCGATGTCTTCAAGCAAGTCTGCAAATGGAACATCGTTTCCAAGTACTTAATCCCTACCATCGAGCTCTATCACGAAGATCGCAACTTGCTACTCAATGcag tGAAGGTTCTGGTGTTCCTTACAATGCCGATCGAGCCTTCTTCCACGGATATATCTCAGCAGTTGGAGTATCTTTGGGGTTTGAAGTCTGCTTTGACTAACAGTGATGTTGCTGCAGTGATAGTGTCGTTTCTAGAGAGACCGCTCGAGAATTTGGAACG TAATGCGTTCAGTGAGGATGATTGGAAATTGGTACAGCTAGTGCTGACGTTATTTAGAAATATCCTAGCTGTCCAAGAGATTCCGATGCACCAGAAGTCAGGGGGACTTGCTACTCAGTTGTTATCGCTGAGAGACCGGTTTCTGGAACTTTTGTTTCGTGAAAATGTAATGGATATAATCCTGGTTATATCTCAATACGTTGGTAGTTCCAATGTTTATCTCCGTCAGGATAACTTGCTTCTACTGGAAATTTTTCATTACATTTTGATGGGTCAGGACCCGGAGTTAATTGTTTGGGCACATTTGAAGGAATCAAAG GCGGATGAACAACCCCAAACTTCTCTTTATAGTCTCCAGTTCATTTTGGAGgaggaaaagaagagaagaaatatTTGTAAGCTCAACAATCTGAGTCGACATTCACAATTTAGTCCAACATTTGCTCGGCTTACCATG GATGGTTGTAAGGCAGTAATTAAGGGAAACCCTAATTCTTCTCATAATGTGCTGCTTAAAGCACAAAATGTCGCTCGAGGTCCTACCAAAAGAACTGTGTGGGATCATCCAAGGTTACCTTCAACGGAGGATAAGATATTGGAGTTGCTTCACGGATTTGTGAATCAGTTTCTTTCTGGGGGATACAatg TTTTGATGCAATCCATTCGTGAAGATATTGAAAAAGAACATCCCTCAATTCAAAAAAGTGATGTTGCTGTTTTCTTTCAAGTGGCTGAATTTGTCACTTCATTTCAGTTTTACAAGTATTCAGCTTCTAAG ACCAAGGAGGAAGGGGACACATTTGAGACTTTGAGTGATAAAGATGCAGTCACCTCAGATTTCAGTGGTCAAATATGTGGGCCAATTGCAGCATCCTTGAATGAGACAATGTTTCAATTGATCATTTCAAAGTGGCGGCATGCCTATGATGGTCTAAAGGAAACAAATGACTATCAGTTTCTATCTGCAGCTGgttctcttttgaaaaacatg ATTCGCATGCTGGATTTGATACTTAAATTGTTGCCtgaaaactcaaaggaacctcaAACAGCTCGCATACTTCTGTACAAGTTATTTTATGATCAGACCGAGGAAGGGATGACTCAGTTCCTATTGAATTTGATTAAAACCTTTGACATCCACAAGCAACCCAAAAG TAATCTTTCAGATTTAGTGGAAATCATTCACAAGGTTGTAAGGCTGATGGATAATCTTCAGTCTCGAGGAGCATTGAGG GTGTCTAGAAAATCaaggaaagtgaaaaaaaataaaattccagaAGGAACAGAATCAGGGGACAAACTGTCTGGAGATCATTCTTGCATTCAAAATGAAACTGGCATCTCAACTGCCAATCAATCAGCTGAAAATCAGCCACTGCTGGAAGTACTACCAAATGCAAATTCCACTGGGGAAGATGTTGTCCCTGATGATAATGAACATGAAAATCGTGTTGAGGAAGATGAGAACTCCCAAGTTGGGTTAGAACCAATGGGAGCCACAAATTCTGAACATGTTAATGAGGATATGTTGGATGGTACTAATAATTTTTCGGAAGATGAGCAACTACATGCATATAATGAAGTTGATTTCAAGGTTTCAACGCTGGTCTCTGCCTTTGCAAATCACAATATCATTCAGAAATTATGTTGGTTGCTCAAGTTTTACAAGAGCAATTCCCTGGCTAcaaattattacataataaGCATGCTGCGGAGAATAAGTGATGACCTTGAACTCCATCCTATGCTTTACCAG TTATCACTGCTCACAACTTTTTATGACATCCTGATTGAACAAAAGTCATGCCCCTGCAAGGATTATGCAGGTATAGTTGATTTCCTGACTTGTTTGGTCAGAAAGatgctaaagaaaatgaaaaagcaaCCTCTCTTGTTTGTGGAACTCCTTTTCTGGAAGACTCGAAGGGAATGTCATTACATCAATGCTGAATATTTGTTGAGCGAGCTTGGTCATTTGAAGAAAGAAAGTGCCAATTGGAATAACTCTCAAGGAGATGAAGAAATTGGTTCATCCCCAACAAAGGTGTGGACACGTAGAAGCATAGCTGATGCACTTGGTGAGGATGAAGCTGATGTTGTGATTACTCATGACTCAAGATGTCAACA aGACAAGCTTGAGGATGTTATTGAAGGTTTTGCATCTACCTCTGGCAGTAACAGTGGCAAAGATGTTCATAA TGGGGAGCAATTGATGGAAGATGAATCTCAACTGGCTccaaggagaaggaagaaactTGTTCTTGATGGTGATTTGGAAAGACAAATCAAGGATCTCTATGAGAA ATTCAAAGATGAACCACATTGCAGTCGTCATATAGCTGAAGTGCTAGATCCAGATGGTAAAATTTCACCAGCTCAAATTTCCAATATGTTAAAAAGATTAGGACTAGCAGTTGCACCTAAGAGAAAGATGGGTGATGCTGATGCTGAAGGACATTTGTCTACTAGCCCTAATCAGTTAGATGGTGACAAAAGAGCTACCAATCATAAATCAGTGAATTTGGAGGGAAGCCTGTTGGTTCAGCACCT gcaaaaaaagaagagagtcCAGGCTTTCAATGAAGCTCAAGAAGCTCTGATCAAAGTTCTATATGAGCA ATTCAAGGATCACAGAAGATGCAGTTACATGATAGCCAATGCACTGGATGAGGATGGTAAAATCACTGCTGCTCAAGTCTCTCGAAAACTTAAGCAACTTGGTTTATCTCTTCCTCAGAAGAGTTCTGGAGGCAAAATGCACCCAAAGGATGCAGATCTCATGGATCTTTCAAATGATAGGATTAATGAATCTGATGATGAGACATTGGTAACATTGATAAAAAG GAAGAAAATGGAGAATGACAAATTATCAAGGGGACAGTTACATGGACAAATCAGTGAGGATAGATTGTCAATagatgattctgatgatgaaatGCTCAGCTCTGTTCTCAA ggaaaaaataaatagcAAAGTATCAACTGAACAATTACTTGAACCCATCAATGTGGATGCATTGTCAAGagatgattctgatgatgaaatGCCCAGCTCTGCTCTCAA AAGAACTAGAAGATCCTCTCTTAATTCAAAGCAAGTTGAGCTTGAAAATATCCAAATTCAGGAGAGAATAATGGGCGATGATTCTTTCAATGAAGGCAAAACAGATGCTTTGGAAAG GGATAATCGTGTTGATTCTATGAATTCCTCCCAAATAGAACATCAGCAAATGGATGACTTAGCAGATTCAGAAGATGAAGTGGCTGTTAGTGGATTTCCTGACAATGCCAGATCTAGAAGGCAGCTGAGAATGGTGATTGATCCTGAGGATGATGACTGA